In Alkalihalobacillus sp. FSL W8-0930, a single window of DNA contains:
- a CDS encoding class I SAM-dependent rRNA methyltransferase: protein MSTLDRLNVTLQADSRLAALYKKGFPLIEQELVDQSEEPLQEGDLLTIEDERGEFVAKGYYGQQNKGRGWVLSTKKQEEINASLFMQRIQKAVAKRGQLFADEKTNAFRLFNGEGDGIGGITIDFYAEFGVITYYSEGIYSMKEWVMEAVERTYPFVGIYEKKRFANKGTYVEDDDFVSGEEAPEPLAIVENGISYAVYLNDGPMTGIFLDQREVRKRIHEHYAKGKTVLNTFSYTGAFSVAAATGGAIETTSVDLASRSKERTIEQFQMNEVDPEEQRIHVMDVFDYFKYAQKKSLAFDLVVLDPPSFARSKKQTFSVAKDYPSLLSQAIAITEENGVIVASTNNSVLGMRKFKTFVEQAFKSQKVSYTILEEFTVPVDYPYLNQYKESNYLKVLFIQRED from the coding sequence ATGAGTACCTTGGATAGATTAAATGTAACACTTCAAGCAGACAGTCGGTTAGCGGCTTTGTATAAAAAAGGCTTCCCATTAATTGAACAAGAACTGGTTGATCAGTCCGAAGAGCCATTGCAAGAAGGAGACCTTCTCACGATTGAGGATGAACGTGGAGAGTTTGTCGCGAAAGGCTACTACGGACAGCAAAATAAAGGACGCGGATGGGTCTTAAGCACAAAAAAACAAGAAGAGATTAATGCATCTCTTTTTATGCAACGGATTCAAAAAGCAGTGGCCAAACGTGGACAGCTTTTTGCAGATGAGAAAACTAATGCCTTTCGTCTTTTTAATGGAGAAGGAGACGGTATTGGTGGGATCACGATCGACTTTTACGCTGAATTTGGTGTGATTACGTATTACAGCGAAGGCATTTATTCCATGAAGGAATGGGTGATGGAGGCTGTAGAGCGTACGTATCCATTTGTCGGAATCTACGAGAAAAAGCGTTTTGCTAATAAAGGAACGTATGTAGAAGACGATGACTTTGTCAGTGGGGAAGAAGCGCCAGAACCACTAGCGATCGTAGAAAATGGAATCAGCTATGCGGTTTATTTAAACGATGGACCGATGACAGGTATTTTCTTAGATCAACGTGAAGTGCGGAAGCGAATCCACGAGCATTATGCAAAGGGAAAAACCGTGCTTAACACATTTTCTTATACGGGTGCGTTCTCGGTAGCTGCTGCAACGGGAGGGGCAATTGAGACAACAAGTGTTGATCTGGCTTCTAGAAGTAAAGAGCGGACGATTGAGCAGTTTCAGATGAACGAAGTGGACCCGGAAGAGCAGCGCATTCATGTGATGGATGTCTTTGATTATTTTAAGTACGCACAAAAGAAGAGCCTTGCGTTTGATTTAGTTGTGCTAGATCCACCGAGCTTTGCTAGATCAAAAAAGCAGACGTTCAGCGTGGCAAAGGACTATCCATCATTGCTCAGTCAAGCGATTGCGATCACAGAGGAAAACGGGGTCATTGTGGCGTCAACGAATAACAGTGTACTCGGTATGCGTAAGTTTAAAACGTTTGTGGAGCAGGCATTCAAAAGCCAAAAGGTCAGTTACACGATCCTCGAAGAATTTACAGTGCCAGTGGATTATCCGTATCTAAATCAGTATAAGGAAAGTAACTATTTGAAGGTGTTGTTTATCCAGCGGGAGGATTAA
- a CDS encoding GNAT family N-acetyltransferase → MDVQIVPVKQEEAPILHNLMQYYIYEFSEYLHDIRLEEDGRFEPFKLDGYWIEPHLHPLFIKVDDQLAGFVLIEATPDSSPNSVNEFFVLKPYKRKGVGKKAAFDIFKRWHGNWVVAQLKENKPAQAFWNRVIDEYTNGDYEQLEDHEKRTIQSFTL, encoded by the coding sequence GTGGATGTACAGATTGTACCGGTTAAGCAAGAGGAGGCTCCTATCCTGCATAATCTTATGCAATATTATATTTACGAATTTAGCGAATACTTACATGATATAAGGCTTGAAGAGGACGGTCGATTTGAGCCATTTAAATTAGATGGCTACTGGATTGAGCCACATCTTCATCCATTGTTTATTAAAGTGGATGATCAGCTGGCTGGTTTTGTTCTGATTGAAGCCACACCTGATTCATCGCCTAATTCAGTAAATGAATTCTTTGTATTGAAACCATACAAACGAAAAGGTGTAGGTAAAAAAGCAGCCTTTGACATATTTAAACGCTGGCACGGCAACTGGGTTGTCGCTCAATTAAAAGAAAACAAACCCGCTCAAGCATTTTGGAATCGTGTCATTGACGAGTATACAAACGGAGATTACGAGCAATTAGAGGATCATGAGAAGCGCACGATTCAGTCATTTACGTTGTAG
- the aldA gene encoding aldehyde dehydrogenase: MDIHQLYINGSYMKSKSDEIIEVVNPSTEEVISKIANATEEETNQAIEAAYEAQKAWAKKTQVERGKLVRDLGQRLEANKQHFVELLIEEQGKDYELANGEVQTAIDYFYYMSEWARRIEGEIVPSDRPNEQIYMQRKPIGVVGGIVPWNFPVFILARKVATALITGCTIVLKPSQQTPNTAVAFTKLVDESELPAGVYNLVTGKGSSVGNVLASHPKVAMVTMTGSVGAGTKVMEAAAQNMTKVNLELGGKAPAIVTKHADIDLAVESITESRLTNNGQACTNAERVYVHEDVSEEFIEKLKKAFNEKTYGNPLENKKADIGPLISKDHLEGVHDMVQRALESGAELLTGGQPAESDKGFFYEPTLLMNVQQDSEIIQEEIFGPVLPIMTYQSFDQAIEWANDSKYGLSSSIYTENVHEAMRAADELLYGETFVNRENFEAIQGYHAGLRQSGLGGTDGKHGIGDFLVTHTVYMQFKQD, encoded by the coding sequence ATGGATATTCACCAATTATATATTAATGGATCGTACATGAAATCAAAATCAGATGAAATCATTGAGGTGGTGAATCCATCTACAGAAGAGGTCATTTCAAAAATCGCGAATGCGACTGAAGAGGAAACCAATCAAGCCATTGAAGCCGCTTATGAAGCGCAAAAAGCTTGGGCGAAAAAAACACAGGTTGAACGAGGCAAGCTTGTACGAGATCTTGGTCAGCGCCTTGAAGCAAATAAACAGCATTTTGTTGAACTTCTAATTGAAGAACAAGGAAAAGATTACGAGCTTGCCAATGGTGAAGTACAAACAGCCATAGACTATTTTTATTATATGTCTGAGTGGGCTAGACGTATTGAAGGTGAAATCGTTCCTAGTGATCGTCCAAATGAACAAATCTACATGCAACGTAAGCCGATTGGAGTGGTCGGGGGGATTGTCCCTTGGAACTTCCCGGTATTTATTCTGGCCAGAAAGGTAGCAACGGCCTTAATTACCGGATGTACAATTGTTCTTAAACCAAGTCAACAAACGCCAAATACAGCTGTTGCATTCACGAAGCTTGTTGATGAATCAGAGTTGCCTGCAGGGGTTTATAACCTTGTCACAGGAAAAGGTTCATCTGTTGGAAACGTGCTAGCTAGTCATCCTAAGGTGGCGATGGTTACAATGACTGGAAGCGTTGGAGCAGGTACAAAAGTAATGGAAGCGGCTGCTCAAAATATGACAAAAGTAAACCTTGAACTGGGTGGAAAAGCACCTGCCATTGTCACAAAGCATGCAGACATTGATCTCGCTGTTGAAAGCATTACTGAATCACGCCTAACAAACAATGGTCAGGCTTGTACCAATGCTGAGCGTGTCTATGTTCATGAGGATGTGTCAGAAGAGTTTATTGAAAAGCTGAAAAAAGCGTTTAACGAAAAAACATACGGCAATCCACTCGAGAACAAAAAGGCAGATATCGGTCCGTTGATTAGTAAAGACCACCTTGAAGGCGTACATGACATGGTTCAACGTGCACTCGAATCGGGAGCAGAGCTTTTAACCGGAGGCCAGCCTGCCGAATCAGATAAAGGATTCTTTTACGAACCAACTTTACTTATGAATGTTCAGCAGGACTCAGAAATCATCCAGGAAGAGATCTTTGGACCCGTCCTTCCAATCATGACATATCAATCCTTTGATCAAGCAATTGAATGGGCAAATGATTCCAAGTATGGTTTATCCTCTTCTATCTATACGGAAAATGTCCACGAAGCGATGCGTGCTGCGGATGAGCTATTGTATGGAGAAACCTTTGTAAATCGTGAGAACTTTGAAGCCATTCAGGGATATCATGCAGGGTTACGCCAATCGGGACTAGGCGGAACAGATGGAAAGCATGGTATAGGTGACTTCCTTGTTACACACACGGTATACATGCAATTTAAACAAGACTAA
- a CDS encoding thiamine-binding protein, with amino-acid sequence MSTVTAGIQILPNGKDDGTHGDLTEIVQVIKDSGLPYKVGPMETVIEGELDSVFEVIKTAQEKSIALGASEVHSTVKIHYRPSGVSLLDKEE; translated from the coding sequence TTGTCTACAGTAACGGCAGGCATTCAAATCTTACCGAATGGCAAGGATGACGGGACTCATGGTGATCTTACGGAGATTGTACAAGTGATAAAGGATTCTGGATTACCTTATAAAGTAGGTCCGATGGAGACTGTCATTGAAGGTGAACTAGACTCGGTATTCGAAGTTATTAAAACAGCACAAGAAAAAAGCATTGCGCTTGGAGCTAGTGAAGTTCATTCAACGGTGAAAATTCATTATAGACCAAGTGGCGTGTCACTATTAGATAAAGAAGAATAG
- a CDS encoding DUF3817 domain-containing protein, with product MKDPIKQFKVIGYLEGMSFLLLLGLAMPLKYGLGMDMAVTIVGSAHGALFVLYIAAIFYMMVRVRWSLFTALLAFIASIVPFGPFIFDAKVLKQQETTV from the coding sequence ATGAAGGACCCCATTAAACAATTTAAAGTAATCGGTTATTTAGAAGGAATGTCATTTTTACTATTGCTTGGCCTAGCTATGCCCCTTAAATACGGACTCGGAATGGATATGGCTGTAACAATTGTTGGATCTGCACATGGCGCTTTGTTTGTGTTATACATTGCAGCTATTTTCTATATGATGGTGCGTGTTAGATGGTCACTATTCACAGCATTACTCGCGTTTATCGCATCGATTGTTCCATTTGGACCTTTCATCTTTGATGCTAAGGTATTAAAGCAACAGGAAACGACTGTTTAA
- a CDS encoding ring-cleaving dioxygenase: MTKKTMGIHHLTAIVGHPQENVDFYAGVLGLRLVKKTVNFDDPGTYHLYFGDEGGKPGTIITFFPWANAYKGVIGDGQVGVTSYVVPVGAMEFWINRLEKFNIPFIKSERFGETYLTFDDPHGLHLEIVEREEGELNTWEFGEVRPEVAIKGFGGATLFSASPKETATVLRQTMGLEKVAESGDYIRFHSSSDIGNVIDLKTSTTGNGSMGVGTVHHIAWRAKDDTDQLDWKAHVEQSGLRVTPVQDRNYFNAIYFKEYGGILFEIATDPPGFAHDESQETMGSHLMLPAQYEESRKKIESLVLPFEVRSLD, encoded by the coding sequence ATGACCAAGAAAACAATGGGAATTCATCATCTTACGGCAATTGTTGGACACCCTCAAGAAAACGTAGACTTCTATGCAGGAGTACTGGGCTTACGTTTAGTTAAAAAAACTGTAAACTTTGATGACCCTGGAACGTATCATTTGTACTTCGGAGATGAAGGTGGAAAACCTGGTACGATTATTACTTTCTTCCCGTGGGCCAATGCGTATAAAGGTGTAATTGGTGATGGTCAGGTTGGAGTAACCTCATATGTTGTTCCAGTTGGTGCAATGGAATTCTGGATAAATAGATTAGAGAAATTCAATATTCCTTTTATTAAATCAGAACGTTTTGGAGAAACATATCTTACGTTTGATGACCCGCACGGTCTGCATTTAGAGATCGTAGAAAGAGAAGAAGGAGAGTTAAATACTTGGGAATTTGGTGAGGTGAGACCTGAGGTTGCTATTAAAGGATTTGGTGGGGCAACTCTATTCTCAGCTTCTCCAAAAGAAACGGCTACCGTTCTTAGGCAAACGATGGGGCTGGAGAAAGTGGCGGAATCCGGAGACTACATTCGTTTTCATTCAAGTTCAGATATCGGTAATGTAATTGATTTAAAAACATCAACTACTGGAAATGGATCAATGGGTGTAGGGACTGTTCACCACATCGCATGGAGAGCGAAAGATGACACAGATCAGCTTGATTGGAAGGCACATGTTGAACAATCAGGCTTACGTGTAACTCCGGTTCAAGATCGAAATTATTTTAATGCTATTTACTTTAAAGAATATGGAGGGATTCTCTTTGAGATTGCAACAGATCCTCCAGGGTTTGCTCATGACGAGTCACAAGAAACAATGGGAAGTCATTTAATGCTTCCGGCACAATACGAGGAGAGCCGTAAGAAGATTGAATCTCTTGTATTACCGTTTGAAGTAAGAAGCCTAGACTAA
- a CDS encoding MarR family transcriptional regulator, which yields MNKESVNKHDEDLSLKLFVVLTRAIQSVKKKVEEDIKGMGLNPTEFAVLELVYNKGDQPIQKIGEKVLIASSSITYVVDKLEKKELLKRMPSPEDRRSTYAVITEKGTQFMDEVFPKHREAINNICGGLSKDEKQSLIEQLKKLGYHAEA from the coding sequence ATGAATAAAGAATCAGTAAATAAACATGATGAGGATTTGTCATTAAAGCTCTTCGTAGTTTTAACAAGAGCAATCCAATCAGTAAAAAAGAAAGTTGAAGAAGATATCAAAGGAATGGGATTGAATCCAACTGAATTTGCTGTACTTGAGTTAGTCTATAACAAAGGGGATCAACCAATTCAAAAGATTGGTGAAAAAGTGCTGATTGCTAGTAGCAGTATTACGTACGTTGTAGATAAACTAGAAAAGAAGGAACTACTTAAAAGAATGCCATCGCCAGAAGATCGCCGGTCCACTTATGCGGTGATAACGGAAAAAGGAACACAATTTATGGATGAAGTGTTTCCAAAGCACCGAGAAGCCATAAACAATATTTGTGGAGGACTCAGCAAGGATGAAAAACAATCATTAATTGAGCAATTAAAAAAACTAGGTTATCACGCAGAGGCCTAA
- a CDS encoding general stress protein, with product MKPVYKEFKNDEEVVSAVNSLKTQGVHEDNIYVITHDDDRTNRVADNADANTVGVSETGLGTSIKNVFRKKGDELRAKFEELGFSHEEAGLLEDKLDQGKIILAIKDAPETVTI from the coding sequence ATGAAACCAGTTTATAAAGAATTTAAAAATGACGAAGAAGTAGTAAGTGCAGTGAATTCTCTTAAAACACAAGGTGTTCATGAGGACAACATTTATGTAATCACTCATGACGATGACCGTACAAACCGCGTTGCTGACAACGCAGATGCTAATACGGTTGGTGTAAGTGAGACTGGATTAGGTACGTCTATCAAAAACGTGTTCCGTAAAAAAGGTGATGAGCTTCGCGCGAAGTTCGAAGAACTAGGCTTCAGCCATGAAGAAGCAGGGTTACTTGAAGACAAGCTTGACCAAGGGAAAATTATTCTTGCTATCAAAGATGCTCCAGAAACTGTAACAATCTAA
- a CDS encoding bifunctional diguanylate cyclase/phosphodiesterase has protein sequence MTIQANIQLEKLVDALQNAYDSVYILKYVGGRFQYEYISVNENESTYLTEESIGKYVEDVIPSYRTQKITSLLMRTVEEQKALQYTERLNAADFERMMCVPLPLKDQEHPYILVYSKRLVSIREETFEARSGLPSFDYFRESVQQKLKDLQDNQSLSLIYINIDQFSTIIDRIGHARIEQMVIDIAARLKLILPEYSMMSRVTGDELIILVDREASFDCATNLQSSLSAPFKMNELEIYVTASMGMATAANSSDTVDQFIMQAYRAMFEAKQLGGNKVKHFDECSNRTGNELDRNMLERELKSAIENQEFTLYYQPIIQLSSQVIHYEALIRWVSPKLGFISPDQFILVAEECGLIEMIDEWVVDRVCQQIRSIHRDEIRVSVNLSTKTLESDRLEALLLHTTKKHNVDPRHIALEITEHSILKNEAATIDKLKRLRQAGFQIAIDDFGVSHASLNYLRLLPANKIKIDKVFIQNVTTGSKDYHIVTSIIALAQKLGMTVTAEGVETEEQVDMLQKMNCDEIQGFYFSKPVPIESLAGVTASIREEMASFVQ, from the coding sequence TTGACTATACAAGCTAATATTCAATTAGAAAAACTAGTCGATGCACTACAAAATGCATATGATTCCGTGTATATACTGAAGTATGTGGGTGGTCGGTTTCAATATGAATACATTAGTGTCAACGAGAATGAATCTACTTATCTAACAGAAGAATCAATTGGGAAGTACGTGGAGGATGTGATTCCAAGTTATCGCACACAGAAGATTACTTCGTTACTAATGAGGACTGTGGAAGAGCAAAAGGCCCTACAATATACTGAGCGTCTGAATGCTGCTGATTTTGAACGAATGATGTGTGTTCCACTACCTCTCAAAGATCAAGAACATCCATATATACTCGTTTATTCAAAACGATTAGTAAGTATAAGAGAAGAAACATTTGAGGCAAGATCAGGTTTACCCAGTTTTGATTATTTTAGAGAATCCGTCCAACAGAAGCTAAAAGATTTACAAGACAACCAATCGTTATCTCTCATTTATATAAACATAGATCAGTTTAGTACAATTATTGATCGAATTGGGCACGCACGCATTGAACAGATGGTGATTGATATCGCTGCTCGTCTAAAATTGATCCTGCCCGAGTATTCAATGATGTCTCGAGTAACAGGCGATGAATTAATCATTCTCGTAGACCGTGAGGCATCTTTTGATTGTGCCACTAACCTACAATCAAGTTTGTCCGCACCGTTCAAGATGAATGAACTAGAGATTTATGTGACAGCCAGCATGGGGATGGCTACAGCAGCAAATTCGTCGGATACTGTGGATCAATTTATTATGCAGGCCTATCGTGCGATGTTTGAAGCGAAACAGCTGGGTGGCAATAAGGTCAAACACTTTGATGAATGCTCTAATCGAACAGGTAATGAGCTTGACCGAAATATGCTTGAACGTGAGCTGAAAAGTGCGATTGAAAATCAAGAGTTCACATTATATTATCAGCCAATCATTCAATTATCTTCTCAGGTCATTCATTATGAGGCACTTATTCGTTGGGTGAGTCCAAAGCTTGGATTCATCTCTCCTGACCAATTTATTTTGGTCGCTGAAGAGTGTGGATTAATTGAAATGATTGATGAGTGGGTTGTTGACCGTGTCTGCCAACAGATACGGTCCATTCATCGGGACGAAATAAGAGTGTCTGTTAATCTTTCTACAAAAACACTTGAATCCGATCGACTAGAGGCTCTACTTTTACATACAACAAAAAAACATAATGTAGACCCTCGTCATATTGCGCTTGAAATTACGGAGCATTCCATTTTAAAAAATGAAGCAGCGACAATCGATAAATTGAAACGGTTACGCCAGGCTGGCTTTCAAATTGCGATTGATGACTTTGGTGTGAGCCATGCATCACTCAATTATTTGCGCCTTCTGCCAGCAAATAAAATAAAGATTGATAAAGTATTTATTCAAAACGTAACCACGGGTTCAAAAGACTATCATATTGTAACGTCAATTATTGCGCTTGCTCAGAAGCTCGGAATGACGGTGACAGCAGAAGGTGTTGAAACCGAAGAACAGGTTGATATGCTACAAAAGATGAATTGTGATGAAATACAAGGTTTCTATTTTAGCAAACCGGTACCGATTGAATCTCTTGCTGGGGTCACTGCTTCAATTAGAGAAGAAATGGCTAGCTTTGTACAGTAA
- a CDS encoding YpiB family protein translates to MNRWVSTSEKAAFLHWFLKNHRLKSREAKTILDYLVNHLHVLEHITFTSTLPANGKTIVISSMQSDEPGFVYYDQAKKSEDPSKVLGEFMAHPTTKRYLMIHFYGSHIHTSYQQLIQTPIKEQFQNYKRFKGYEQVTQKVLENVQKQTDRATLLSQIDQALDERNEAKFKELTLQLKEMDQSSN, encoded by the coding sequence ATGAATAGATGGGTGTCTACGTCAGAGAAAGCCGCATTCTTACATTGGTTCCTTAAGAACCACCGATTAAAAAGCAGAGAAGCCAAAACTATACTTGATTATTTAGTTAATCATTTACATGTTCTTGAACATATCACGTTTACATCTACACTACCTGCAAATGGAAAAACCATTGTCATTTCCAGTATGCAATCCGATGAGCCTGGCTTTGTCTATTATGATCAAGCTAAAAAAAGCGAAGACCCTTCAAAAGTACTTGGAGAATTTATGGCTCATCCTACAACCAAACGTTATTTGATGATTCATTTTTATGGAAGTCACATCCACACTTCCTACCAGCAGCTTATTCAAACTCCCATCAAGGAACAATTTCAAAACTACAAACGATTTAAGGGATACGAACAGGTCACACAAAAAGTACTTGAAAACGTTCAAAAGCAAACAGACAGAGCGACCCTGCTTTCTCAAATTGATCAGGCGCTTGATGAACGGAACGAAGCAAAATTTAAAGAGTTGACTCTACAATTAAAAGAGATGGACCAATCATCAAACTGA
- a CDS encoding M20/M25/M40 family metallo-hydrolase gives MDMKAGLAMQLSVLQDLSEAKGITQNLVLVAVPDEEKLSKGMFAAVGELYQMKQKGWEFDACICSEPNFSAYPNDYQKYVYTGSTGKLLPFIYCLGRETHVGQPLEGINASVMAAQLAVEMEWSEVFADQALGEKSPSPTCLRIRDLKDSYDVQTPNEAYLLYNVLTLSTQPEEVMEKMVEACKHSSVQIYQRLLHLRSIQTHVSTDLEGGTPEPKVFTLEEMYQMGIRKYGQEFDRMYQTILLEQKDTEDYSEATLAIARNLSTYFLDLAPFYLVMLQPPYYPHVSLDLTKDAELVQMVERLATFAQEEFEETIAIKTFFPGLSDVSYCKNSGDTQAYQSLLRHMPLYKNGYDLPLKQINELDVPTLNIGPFGKDAHKRSERLQLSYSTKVAPLLLTHALESINRMNQSV, from the coding sequence ATGGATATGAAGGCAGGACTTGCGATGCAGCTTTCAGTTCTTCAGGATTTAAGTGAGGCGAAGGGAATCACCCAAAACCTTGTACTTGTAGCTGTGCCGGATGAAGAAAAGCTATCAAAGGGAATGTTTGCGGCAGTAGGCGAACTTTATCAAATGAAACAAAAGGGATGGGAATTTGATGCATGTATTTGCAGTGAGCCCAACTTCTCAGCCTATCCAAATGATTATCAAAAGTATGTTTACACAGGTTCAACAGGTAAACTTTTACCCTTTATCTATTGTCTAGGCAGAGAAACGCATGTGGGTCAACCGCTTGAGGGGATTAATGCATCAGTGATGGCAGCTCAACTGGCAGTTGAAATGGAGTGGTCAGAGGTTTTTGCCGATCAGGCACTAGGCGAAAAATCACCATCACCAACGTGTCTTAGAATTCGTGACTTAAAGGACAGTTATGATGTGCAGACACCAAACGAGGCATATTTACTTTATAACGTACTAACATTATCTACACAGCCCGAAGAAGTGATGGAGAAAATGGTTGAAGCTTGCAAGCATTCAAGCGTACAAATCTATCAACGTCTTTTGCACCTTCGTTCAATCCAAACACATGTGTCAACCGATCTAGAGGGTGGAACGCCAGAACCTAAGGTGTTCACATTAGAAGAAATGTACCAAATGGGTATACGTAAATACGGTCAGGAGTTTGACCGAATGTATCAAACGATTCTGCTAGAACAGAAGGATACAGAAGATTATTCTGAGGCAACACTTGCCATTGCTCGCAATCTCTCAACTTATTTTCTTGACCTGGCACCATTTTATTTAGTGATGCTCCAACCGCCTTATTACCCTCATGTAAGCTTAGATTTGACCAAAGATGCAGAGCTTGTCCAAATGGTTGAGCGACTGGCTACATTTGCGCAAGAGGAGTTTGAAGAGACGATTGCGATCAAGACATTTTTTCCAGGTCTATCTGACGTAAGCTACTGCAAAAACAGTGGAGACACGCAGGCATATCAGTCGCTTTTACGCCACATGCCTTTATACAAGAATGGTTATGACCTTCCTCTAAAACAAATCAACGAATTAGATGTGCCCACACTGAATATTGGCCCATTTGGGAAGGACGCACATAAACGTTCAGAACGGTTACAGCTTTCATACTCTACAAAAGTGGCCCCATTGCTCCTCACACATGCTCTAGAATCTATTAATCGGATGAACCAATCAGTTTGA
- a CDS encoding zinc ABC transporter substrate-binding protein: protein MQPRGKWIYYIIFFILVLTGCQSNEFKDDDTLSVVTTTAQIADPLRIIGGDRIHVESLMGTGVDPHLYEASQGDISKLEQADILFYNGIHLEANMSEVFEHTSVPTLAFGSAADPNDLLEDPASKGSPDPHIWFDIDIWEEGIIAAVEKLKELSPDDAEYFEANKQEYLLELEELKSYSKNKLGSIDKEKRVLVTAHDAFQYFARMNDLEVVALQGLSTESEIGISDVQSTVQTIVDQGIPSVFVESSVNKAAIKSVIEGVNRTGHDVSLGGELYSDAMGEEGTESGTYIGMYRYNVDTIYDALSGGT, encoded by the coding sequence ATGCAACCTAGAGGAAAATGGATCTACTATATAATATTTTTCATACTGGTCTTAACAGGCTGTCAGTCTAATGAGTTTAAAGATGATGACACCCTTTCTGTTGTCACAACAACTGCACAAATTGCCGACCCTCTGCGTATAATTGGGGGCGACCGCATTCATGTTGAGAGCCTAATGGGGACAGGGGTTGACCCTCACTTATACGAGGCTTCACAAGGAGATATTAGTAAACTGGAACAAGCAGATATCCTTTTTTATAACGGTATTCATCTTGAAGCGAATATGAGCGAGGTCTTTGAACATACCTCGGTTCCTACTCTTGCTTTTGGAAGTGCTGCAGATCCCAATGACTTACTTGAAGATCCGGCGTCAAAGGGCTCACCCGATCCTCATATCTGGTTTGATATCGATATTTGGGAAGAAGGGATTATCGCTGCAGTTGAAAAGTTAAAAGAACTTTCTCCTGATGATGCCGAGTATTTTGAAGCAAACAAACAAGAATACCTTTTAGAGTTAGAGGAATTAAAGTCGTATTCTAAGAATAAACTTGGCTCCATCGATAAAGAAAAACGTGTGCTGGTCACCGCACATGATGCCTTTCAATACTTTGCACGAATGAACGATCTTGAGGTCGTTGCACTGCAAGGATTAAGTACAGAATCAGAGATTGGTATTTCAGATGTTCAATCAACCGTTCAAACAATTGTTGATCAAGGTATCCCTTCCGTATTTGTTGAATCCAGCGTGAACAAAGCAGCCATTAAATCTGTTATAGAAGGCGTTAATCGAACAGGCCACGACGTTTCGCTTGGAGGAGAGCTTTATTCCGATGCGATGGGAGAAGAAGGCACAGAGTCAGGCACATATATAGGGATGTATCGCTATAATGTAGATACTATATACGATGCTCTTTCAGGAGGGACATAA
- a CDS encoding metal ABC transporter ATP-binding protein: MSHVLEVDNVSAAYRKNKVLDQVSFAVEQGTLTGIVGPNGAGKSTLIKTLLQLHPSLGGNVSFFGHSLKAEKTRVGYVPQRGSVDWDFPTNALDVVMMGLYQKIGWFRWPVRRHKEKAFEALDKVGMGAYAERQISQLSGGQQQRVFLARALIQEADLYFMDEPFAGVDASTEKAIMTILKELKNNGKTVLVVHHDLQTVQDYFDQVLLLNKSVIAHGPTQQVFNAETIANAYGGAVRWMKEGINNGHPSLQ; encoded by the coding sequence ATGTCGCATGTATTAGAAGTAGATAACGTAAGCGCCGCATATCGCAAAAACAAGGTGTTGGACCAGGTTTCATTTGCTGTGGAGCAGGGGACTTTAACTGGTATTGTTGGTCCAAATGGTGCTGGTAAATCAACCTTAATTAAAACCTTATTACAGCTCCACCCTTCTTTAGGTGGGAACGTTTCGTTTTTCGGACATTCATTAAAAGCCGAGAAAACACGAGTAGGCTATGTTCCACAAAGAGGGTCCGTTGATTGGGATTTCCCGACAAATGCTCTGGATGTTGTCATGATGGGTTTATATCAGAAAATTGGCTGGTTCAGATGGCCGGTGCGTCGTCACAAAGAGAAAGCCTTTGAAGCCTTAGACAAGGTTGGCATGGGTGCCTATGCGGAGAGACAAATTAGCCAGCTTTCTGGCGGACAGCAGCAACGAGTCTTTCTTGCTCGGGCGCTAATTCAAGAAGCGGATCTTTATTTTATGGATGAACCGTTTGCCGGGGTTGATGCGTCAACAGAGAAAGCGATTATGACGATTCTGAAGGAACTGAAGAACAATGGCAAAACGGTTCTTGTTGTTCACCACGATCTTCAGACCGTTCAAGACTATTTTGATCAGGTTCTTTTATTAAACAAATCCGTCATTGCTCACGGTCCAACACAGCAGGTGTTTAACGCGGAAACCATTGCGAATGCATATGGTGGTGCAGTTCGTTGGATGAAGGAGGGAATAAACAATGGCCATCCTTCTCTCCAGTAA